The following are encoded in a window of Balaenoptera ricei isolate mBalRic1 chromosome 1, mBalRic1.hap2, whole genome shotgun sequence genomic DNA:
- the ZBTB37 gene encoding zinc finger and BTB domain-containing protein 37 isoform X2, with the protein MEKSGNIQLEIPDFSNSVLSHLNQLRMQGRLCDIVVNVQGQAFRAHKVVLAASSPYFRDHMSLNEMSTVSISVIKNPTVFEQLLSFCYTGRICLQLADIISYLTAASFLQMQHIIDKCTQILEGIHFKINVAEVEAELSQTRTKHPEGPPESHRVTPNLNRSLSPRHNTPKGNRRGQVSAVLDIRELSPPEESTSPQIIEQSSDVESREPILRINRAGQWYVETGVADRGARSDDEVRVLGAVHIKTENLEEWLGPENQPSGEDGSSAEEVTAMVIDTTGHGSVGQENYMLGSSGAKVARPTSSEIDRFSPSGSVVPLTERHRARSESPGRMDEPKQPSSQVSIIED; encoded by the exons ATGGAGAAAAGTGGGAACATACAACTGGAGATCCCTGACTTCAGCAACTCTGTCCTGAGCCATCTAAACCAGCTGCGCATGCAGGGCCGTCTCTGTGACATCGTGGTCAACGTGCAAGGACAAGCTTTTCGGGCTCACAAAGTGGTACTGGCTGCCAGCTCCCCCTATTTCCGAGATCACATGTCCTTGAATGAGATGAGTACTGTCTCCATTTCAGTCATAAAGAACCCTACTGTTTTTGAACAGCTCCTTTCTTTCTGTTACACGGGGCGGATATGCCTGCAACTGGCAGATATCATCAGCTACCTGACAGCTGCCAGTTTTCTGCAGATGCAGCATATTATAGACAAATGTACACAGATCCTGGAGGGCATTCATTTCAAAATCAATGTGGCTGAGGTTGAAGCTGAATTAAGTCAGACAAGGACAAAGCACCCAGAGGGACCTCCAGAGTCTCACAGAGTTACACCGAATCTGAACCGCTCCCTTAGCCCCCGACATAATACCCCAAAGGGAAACCGGCGAGGTCAGGTTAGTGCTGTGCTGGATATCAGGGAGCTCAGCCCTCCTGAGGAGTCCACCAGCCCTCAGATAATTGAACAGAGTTCTGATGTAGAGAGCCGGGAGCCCATTCTTCGGATCAACCGAGCAGGACAGTGGTACGTGGAGACAGGAGTAGCAGACCGAGGGGCCCGGAGTGATGATGAAGTTAGAGTTCTTGGAGCAGTACACATCAAAACTGAAAATCTAGAAGAGTGGCTTGGGCCTGAGAATCAGCCTTCTGGAGAAGATGGGAGTAGTGCAGAGGAAGTCACAGCCATGGTGATTGACACCACAGGCCATGGTTCTGTAGGACAGGAAAATTACATGTTAGGATCTTCAGGAGCCAAGGTCGCTAGGCcaacaagcagtgaaattgacaG ATTTAGCCCCTCCGGCAGTGTTGTTCCCTTGACGGAGAGACACAGAGCCAGAAGTGAGTCTCCTGGGAGAATGGATGAGCCTAAGCAACCCAGCTCCCAG gtGTCTATCATtgaagattga